One segment of Shewanella piezotolerans WP3 DNA contains the following:
- a CDS encoding GH1 family beta-glucosidase, with protein MKISLPFNSKMQKRDFLFGVATASFQIEGGIDSRLPCIWDTFCNTPNKIRDNSDGAIACDHYNLWQQDVALIESLNVDAYRLSISWPRVITVEGTLNQQGVDFYIGLLDRLIEKGIKPFVTLYHWDLPQHLEDNGGWLNRDTAYKFRDYADLISTAFGDRVHSYATLNEPFCSAYLGYEAGIHAPGLKSRSFGKKAAHHLLLAHGLAMQVLQKNSPNALNGIVLNFTPCYPQSNSLQDLNASNIADAHFNQWYIKPLFDKRYPSIIENLPAEELPQIEPGDMEIIGQPLGFMGVNFYTRAVYKASAENQFEQVTVPDVPHTDIGWEIYPKALSELLVSLNDLYPLPPLYITENGAAMDDKLQDGSVADEDRTQYYHQHLNAVNDAIEAGVDIRGYFAWSLMDNFEWAEGYLKRFGIVYVDYLTQQRTLKNSAKAYRDFISLRA; from the coding sequence ATGAAGATTTCTTTGCCTTTCAATTCAAAAATGCAAAAGCGTGACTTTTTGTTTGGAGTCGCCACCGCCTCATTTCAGATTGAAGGTGGTATTGATTCACGCCTTCCCTGTATCTGGGATACTTTTTGCAATACGCCTAATAAGATCAGAGATAACTCCGACGGTGCAATAGCCTGTGATCATTACAATTTGTGGCAACAAGATGTGGCTCTAATAGAGTCTTTGAACGTAGACGCTTATCGTCTATCTATCTCTTGGCCACGCGTTATCACTGTAGAAGGTACACTTAATCAACAGGGCGTTGATTTCTACATCGGGTTATTAGATAGGTTAATCGAAAAAGGCATTAAACCTTTTGTGACACTATATCATTGGGACTTACCGCAACACCTTGAGGATAATGGTGGTTGGCTAAACCGAGATACAGCCTATAAATTTCGAGATTACGCTGATCTAATATCAACAGCATTTGGCGACCGAGTTCATTCATACGCCACACTTAACGAGCCTTTTTGTAGCGCCTATTTGGGTTATGAAGCGGGTATTCATGCGCCAGGTTTAAAGAGTCGCTCTTTCGGGAAAAAAGCGGCGCATCATTTACTGCTTGCTCATGGTTTAGCAATGCAAGTACTGCAAAAAAATAGCCCTAATGCGCTAAATGGCATAGTGCTCAATTTTACGCCATGCTATCCACAGTCAAATTCGCTGCAAGATCTTAATGCCAGCAATATTGCTGACGCCCATTTTAATCAATGGTACATAAAGCCACTTTTTGACAAGCGCTATCCAAGTATCATTGAGAACCTACCTGCAGAAGAGTTGCCGCAAATAGAGCCTGGTGACATGGAGATAATTGGCCAACCATTAGGCTTCATGGGCGTTAACTTCTATACCCGTGCAGTTTATAAAGCTAGTGCTGAAAACCAGTTTGAGCAAGTCACAGTGCCTGATGTGCCCCATACCGATATTGGCTGGGAAATCTACCCTAAAGCTCTATCTGAGCTGCTCGTGTCATTAAACGATTTGTATCCTCTGCCACCACTTTACATCACCGAAAATGGTGCCGCCATGGATGACAAACTCCAAGATGGCAGCGTTGCAGACGAAGATCGCACTCAGTATTACCATCAGCACTTAAATGCCGTAAACGACGCCATCGAAGCCGGCGTCGATATTAGAGGCTATTTTGCATGGAGTTTAATGGATAACTTTGAGTGGGCGGAAGGCTACTTAAAGCGCTTTGGTATCGTCTACGTTGATTACCTGACTCAACAACGCACACTGAAAAACAGTGCTAAAGCTTATCGAGATTTTATCAGTCTCCGAGCATAA
- a CDS encoding sugar MFS transporter — MASSPMMSDNSSLNESRGTEKQTFALVSLTSLFFMWGFITCLNDILIPHLKAVFSLNYTEAMLIQFCFFGAYFLVSMPAGYLVKKIGYQRGIVTGLVIASFGCALFYPAADQAVYGLFLGALFVLASGITILQVAANPYVNALGTAETASSRLNLTQAFNALGTTVAPYFGAVLILSVAAGAGSELSHAQAEAEQVKLPYLLLSGMLATLAVIFSKLKLPVIEGHGEVRSDGKPVEYLGKTNAIGHRHLALGALAIFVYVGAEVSIGSFLVSFLGESNIAAMEEAEAAKYITYYWGGAMIGRFIGSAVMQKIPAGKVLGFNATMAALLVCVAIASSGATAMYAILAVGLFNSIMFPTIFSLALQNLGPHTSQGSGWLCLAIVGGAIVPLLQGVLADVLGIQLAFFLPVLCYGYILFYGLKGSQVELVSSKEHV, encoded by the coding sequence ATGGCTAGTTCGCCAATGATGTCAGATAACAGTAGCTTGAATGAATCTAGAGGTACTGAAAAGCAAACATTCGCGTTGGTGTCGCTAACGTCGTTGTTTTTCATGTGGGGATTTATTACTTGTTTAAATGACATTCTAATTCCTCATTTAAAAGCTGTTTTTTCACTGAATTACACAGAAGCAATGCTGATCCAGTTTTGCTTTTTTGGTGCCTACTTCTTGGTCTCGATGCCTGCTGGTTACTTAGTGAAAAAAATAGGTTATCAGCGAGGTATTGTCACAGGACTTGTTATTGCTAGTTTTGGTTGTGCATTGTTTTATCCTGCAGCAGATCAAGCTGTTTACGGGCTGTTTCTTGGCGCACTGTTTGTTTTAGCCTCGGGAATTACTATTTTGCAAGTAGCTGCTAACCCCTATGTTAACGCATTAGGCACTGCTGAAACCGCATCGAGTCGCCTTAACTTAACTCAAGCATTTAACGCTCTAGGCACGACAGTCGCGCCTTATTTTGGCGCCGTGCTTATTCTATCTGTGGCGGCAGGAGCTGGCAGTGAACTGAGTCATGCTCAAGCTGAGGCGGAGCAGGTTAAGCTGCCATATCTGTTGTTATCCGGAATGCTTGCCACGCTTGCGGTGATTTTCTCAAAACTTAAATTGCCGGTTATTGAAGGTCATGGAGAGGTGCGTTCAGATGGCAAGCCTGTTGAGTATTTAGGAAAAACCAATGCCATTGGTCATCGTCATCTTGCGCTAGGTGCATTAGCTATTTTTGTATATGTTGGCGCAGAAGTATCAATTGGTAGTTTCCTGGTCAGCTTTTTAGGCGAATCAAATATCGCTGCTATGGAGGAGGCTGAAGCGGCGAAATACATTACCTATTACTGGGGGGGCGCGATGATAGGGCGCTTTATTGGTTCAGCTGTGATGCAAAAAATCCCTGCAGGAAAAGTGCTGGGTTTTAACGCAACCATGGCGGCACTGTTAGTGTGTGTGGCTATTGCGAGTTCTGGTGCAACAGCCATGTACGCCATACTCGCAGTTGGTTTGTTTAATTCTATTATGTTCCCGACAATTTTTAGCTTAGCCCTGCAAAATTTAGGGCCGCACACCTCACAAGGTTCAGGTTGGTTGTGTCTGGCCATTGTTGGTGGTGCGATAGTACCGTTGCTGCAAGGTGTGTTAGCGGATGTTCTTGGCATTCAGTTGGCTTTTTTCTTACCTGTACTGTGCTATGGCTATATTTTGTTCTATGGTCTTAAAGGAAGCCAAGTAGAGTTGGTTTCTAGCAAGGAGCACGTGTAA
- a CDS encoding glycoside hydrolase family 3 protein, protein MLTKSKFSLLVSALILSSVTACSLKEVEPVEQRDASVVWPKLQLEVQPNAEMEQKIATMVSGMTLKQKVAQMIQPEIRDITVEDMRAYGFGSYLNGGGAFPNDDKHATPSDWIALAEAIYQASVDDSIDGSTIPTMWGTDAVHGHNNVIGATLFPHNIGLGATNNPELIEQIAAITAKEVMVTGIDWVFAPTVAVVRDDRWGRTYEGYSEDPEIVGAYAASIVRGLQGAADEDFLGDERVISTVKHFLGDGGTIDGIDQGDNIATEQALFDLHAQGYVSGLSVGAQTVMASFNSWHGVKNHANKYLLTNVLKDQMGFDGFVVGDWNGHGQIPGCSNDNCPQTINAGLDVYMVPTAAWKLLFENTVAQVESGEIPMARVDDAVTRILRVKMRAGLFDKPSPANRTLSGKTELIGAKAHRVVARQAVRESLVLLKNNDNILPLSPKQTVLVAGDAADNIGKQSGGWTITWQGTNNTNADFPGGSSIYDGIKAQVESAGGKTIFNVSGDYAVKPDVAIVVFGEEPYAEGNGDIDNLEYQRGNKRDLALLQKLKAQGVPVVAVFISGRPMWVNAELNASDAFVAAWLPGSEGKAVADVIFADVDNQVQFDMTGKLSFSWPNSPTQTVVNRFDDDYLPLFPYGFGLSYGDETELALLDEVAELSNDESQSIAIFTRSVQAPWVMSIGSDNEQIAVTSSVLQGETVYLRTVDKVVQEDARRIEFNGKGAGFVRFGSNFPRDLRAAIESNSALSFEVKLDSYINDEIYISMGCDIQCGKPLNITALLAEQPKNSWQTVSIDLKCFSDTGVDFSRVNSPFSLSTQGKLTMSIADIALLPRADNQQASIECQ, encoded by the coding sequence ATGCTAACAAAGTCGAAATTTAGCTTACTGGTATCGGCGTTGATTTTATCAAGTGTGACAGCTTGTTCGTTAAAAGAGGTTGAGCCTGTTGAGCAACGTGATGCCTCTGTGGTGTGGCCTAAATTACAACTAGAAGTACAGCCAAATGCGGAGATGGAGCAAAAAATAGCGACAATGGTCAGTGGAATGACCTTGAAGCAAAAAGTGGCGCAGATGATCCAGCCTGAGATCCGCGATATTACAGTTGAGGATATGCGCGCTTATGGCTTTGGTTCTTACCTTAATGGTGGCGGCGCTTTTCCTAATGATGATAAGCATGCCACTCCAAGTGACTGGATAGCATTGGCTGAGGCTATATACCAAGCATCGGTCGATGACTCTATTGATGGTTCTACCATTCCGACAATGTGGGGCACCGATGCCGTTCATGGGCATAATAATGTAATAGGGGCGACGCTATTCCCGCACAATATTGGTCTTGGCGCGACTAACAATCCAGAGCTCATTGAACAGATTGCGGCTATCACTGCCAAAGAGGTGATGGTTACGGGGATCGATTGGGTATTTGCTCCAACTGTCGCTGTGGTACGTGATGACAGATGGGGGCGTACTTATGAGGGCTACTCTGAAGATCCTGAAATTGTTGGTGCCTACGCAGCCTCTATTGTAAGAGGGTTACAAGGTGCCGCAGATGAAGATTTTCTTGGGGATGAAAGAGTGATATCAACGGTAAAGCATTTCTTAGGAGATGGCGGCACGATTGATGGTATCGATCAAGGCGACAATATCGCAACGGAGCAAGCGCTATTTGATCTTCATGCCCAGGGTTACGTTAGTGGGCTCTCTGTGGGTGCACAGACTGTAATGGCATCTTTTAATAGCTGGCACGGGGTTAAAAATCACGCTAACAAATATCTTTTGACCAATGTGCTCAAAGACCAGATGGGTTTTGACGGCTTTGTGGTTGGCGATTGGAATGGTCATGGCCAAATCCCTGGTTGCAGTAATGATAATTGCCCACAAACCATTAATGCGGGACTTGATGTTTATATGGTGCCTACGGCAGCCTGGAAACTGCTTTTTGAAAATACCGTTGCCCAAGTCGAGAGCGGTGAGATCCCAATGGCGAGAGTGGATGACGCAGTAACGCGCATACTTAGGGTCAAAATGCGTGCGGGTTTGTTTGATAAACCAAGCCCTGCAAATCGAACATTATCAGGTAAAACTGAACTTATTGGTGCAAAAGCTCACCGTGTAGTGGCGAGGCAAGCTGTTCGAGAGTCTTTGGTTCTACTGAAAAATAATGACAATATTTTGCCGTTATCACCTAAACAAACAGTACTTGTTGCTGGTGATGCTGCAGATAATATCGGTAAGCAATCTGGTGGTTGGACAATTACTTGGCAAGGCACCAATAACACCAACGCAGATTTTCCTGGTGGCAGCTCAATCTATGATGGGATTAAAGCTCAAGTAGAAAGTGCGGGCGGAAAAACCATTTTTAATGTTTCTGGGGATTATGCGGTTAAACCGGATGTAGCAATCGTGGTTTTTGGTGAAGAGCCCTATGCCGAAGGCAATGGCGATATTGATAACTTGGAGTATCAACGTGGTAATAAACGTGATTTAGCCTTATTGCAAAAGCTAAAAGCGCAAGGTGTTCCGGTTGTAGCTGTGTTTATCAGTGGCAGACCTATGTGGGTTAATGCTGAGTTAAATGCATCAGATGCTTTTGTCGCGGCTTGGTTACCTGGTAGTGAAGGTAAGGCTGTTGCTGATGTGATATTTGCTGATGTTGATAATCAAGTGCAATTTGATATGACCGGCAAGCTGTCTTTTTCATGGCCAAACAGTCCCACTCAAACGGTCGTAAATCGTTTTGATGATGACTACCTGCCGTTGTTTCCTTATGGCTTTGGATTAAGCTACGGCGATGAAACTGAGCTCGCATTATTGGATGAAGTTGCCGAGCTGAGTAATGATGAGTCACAAAGCATTGCCATTTTCACTCGCTCAGTACAAGCGCCTTGGGTAATGTCGATAGGCAGTGATAATGAGCAGATAGCAGTGACTAGCAGTGTGCTGCAGGGCGAAACCGTCTATTTACGTACTGTTGATAAAGTGGTGCAGGAAGATGCAAGGCGAATAGAGTTTAATGGTAAAGGTGCTGGTTTTGTTCGATTTGGCAGTAACTTCCCAAGAGATCTAAGAGCTGCAATTGAATCTAACTCTGCGCTGTCTTTTGAGGTGAAACTCGATAGCTACATTAATGATGAAATCTATATCTCTATGGGCTGTGATATCCAATGTGGTAAGCCGCTAAATATCACCGCTTTACTCGCTGAACAACCAAAAAACAGTTGGCAAACCGTTAGTATTGATTTGAAGTGCTTTAGTGACACTGGGGTGGACTTTTCGAGGGTTAACTCACCATTCTCTCTGTCAACGCAGGGGAAGCTAACGATGAGTATTGCTGATATAGCCTTACTGCCGCGAGCTGACAATCAACAAGCGAGCATTGAGTGTCAGTGA
- a CDS encoding glycoside hydrolase family 16 protein, which translates to MQLFLPHKGCSPLGNLPTSLCVMVVFVLILVGCHSQTRFDEKGWQLVWNDEFDGASIDLSKWSHEVNCYGGGNSEAQCYTANAGNSYVANGSLHIVAIKEQYSGPADKDDHPNYDADDKSVTKDYTSARLRTLGKGDWRYGRFEVRAKFPKGQGTWGAAWMLPTDWVYGEWASSGEIDIVEAVNLGTVSDEYLASHKQPQARLLETRIHGTLHYGKEWPENVYSGQSYRLVGHENPADGFHVYAIEWEQGEIRWYMDGKHYATQTAQGWYSEPVTGVLAENDAPFNQHFHFIVNLAVGGDWAGTVNEKGVDASIFPQAFEIDYVRVYRCSVAVETGKGCADIQEDAVMVEGKFDEREF; encoded by the coding sequence TTGCAACTATTTTTACCTCACAAAGGTTGTTCACCACTGGGTAACTTGCCGACCAGTTTGTGTGTAATGGTGGTTTTTGTATTGATTTTAGTAGGGTGTCATTCACAGACTAGGTTTGATGAAAAAGGTTGGCAGCTGGTATGGAATGATGAGTTTGATGGGGCTTCAATTGATCTAAGTAAATGGAGCCATGAGGTTAATTGTTACGGCGGCGGTAACTCTGAAGCGCAGTGCTATACCGCGAATGCCGGTAATAGCTATGTCGCAAATGGTTCATTGCATATTGTTGCAATAAAGGAGCAATACAGCGGACCGGCAGATAAAGATGACCATCCAAATTATGACGCTGATGATAAATCAGTGACTAAAGATTACACTTCTGCCAGGTTGCGTACGCTTGGTAAGGGAGATTGGCGCTACGGTCGTTTTGAAGTTCGAGCCAAGTTTCCAAAAGGGCAAGGCACTTGGGGAGCTGCTTGGATGTTGCCAACAGACTGGGTTTATGGCGAGTGGGCCAGTTCAGGAGAGATTGATATCGTTGAAGCAGTAAACCTTGGTACAGTTTCTGATGAATATCTCGCGAGTCATAAACAGCCCCAAGCAAGACTGCTTGAAACCCGAATTCATGGCACGCTGCATTATGGTAAAGAGTGGCCTGAGAATGTTTATTCTGGTCAGTCTTACCGCTTAGTTGGTCATGAAAATCCAGCTGATGGATTTCATGTTTATGCGATTGAATGGGAGCAAGGAGAGATCCGTTGGTACATGGATGGAAAGCACTACGCTACGCAAACAGCTCAGGGTTGGTATAGCGAACCGGTTACTGGAGTGCTAGCTGAAAATGATGCGCCTTTTAACCAGCACTTTCACTTTATTGTTAACTTGGCAGTAGGAGGTGATTGGGCGGGCACGGTTAATGAGAAGGGAGTTGATGCTTCAATTTTTCCACAAGCGTTTGAAATTGATTATGTGCGCGTCTATCGCTGTTCGGTCGCTGTAGAAACCGGTAAGGGCTGTGCTGACATTCAAGAGGAT